One window from the genome of Pseudoliparis swirei isolate HS2019 ecotype Mariana Trench chromosome 24, NWPU_hadal_v1, whole genome shotgun sequence encodes:
- the LOC130189813 gene encoding coiled-coil domain-containing protein 149-like isoform X2: MDPSRRSEGDCQVNEFLICKRKLESKKEALLILSKELDTCQQERDQYKLMANQLRERHQGLKKKYRELIDGDPSLPPEKRNQVNLSQLLRDSREKNSLFSEEVKELKQRLVEAQGDNKLLRMTITKQRLGDEEVGARHFPAHEREDLVKQLERAGEQNEVLEHSVKSLTDELQDVRAERDVFQQKAHRLNVEMNHILGNDEIRLLDVDALCMENRYLHERFCHLQEEINLLKSNLVKYKSALDCRKPSKICGKPNSSALTGVLSAKQVKELLLSEENSCSLPVTPQSISDLKSLATALLETIHEKNMVIQHQRQINKILGNRVAELEKKLKALEMSGLWRLPGGKDAIILNTQQAELTEPPRQEADEGSEKIVVDPQSSTGVPVQESGPTAESVGQEKLLEETLSPSNEELCQPDISYKSAEEELVCPQTETPDSEECHDSGQSQVTTDLSHQSKKEEYTSESSPTQHPSDLCQIEQTLEDSEPTGGREEQSGECIEEVPTVETVFVLTVAHKDSTIYTAAEAGFDEERENVQSNQEKELPDRTDILC; this comes from the exons ATGGACCCGTCCCGCAGGAGCGAGGGCGACTGTCAGGTTaacgag TTCCTCATTTGTAAGCGTAAATTGGAGAGTAAAAAAGAAGCTCTTCTGATTCTGTCTAAAGAGCTGGACACCTGCCAGCAGGAGAGGGATCAGTACAAACTGATGGCCAACCAGCTGCGTGAGCGACACCAAGGGCTCAAGAAGAAGTACAGGGAACTCATT GACGGAGATCCTTCTCTGCCACCAGAGAAAAGGAATCAA GTAAATTTATCCCAGCTCCTGAGAGACTCTAGAGAAAAAAACAGTCTATTTTCTGAGGAGGTGAAAGAGCTGAAACAACGACTGGTGGAAGCGCAAGGTGACAACAAG CTTCTACGAATGACCATCACCAAACAGAGGCTGGGAGACGAGGAGGTCGGCGCTCGACACTTTCCTGCTCATGAACGAGAGGATCTGGTCAAACAATTAGAAAGAGCTGGAGAGCAG AACGAAGTTTTGGAGCACAGCGTAAAGTCGCTTACAGATGAGCTTCAGGATGTGCGAGCAGAGCGTGACGTGTTTCAGCAGAAAGCTCATCGACTAAATGTGGAAATGAACCACATCTTAGGCAACGATGAGATACGCCTTTTAGACGTAGATGCACTCTGCATGGAGAACAG GTATTTGCATGAAAGATTCTGTCACCTTCAAGAAGAAATCAACCTACTCAAATCAAACCTGGTGAAGTACAAG AGTGCCCTGGACTGTAGGAAACCCTCTAAAATCTGTGGGAAACCCAACAGTAGTGCACTGACTGGGGTGCTCTCTGCTAAACAAG TGAAGGAATTGTTGCTGTCTGAAGAAAACAGCTGCAgtttgccggtgactcctcagTCCATTTCAGACCTTAAGTCACTCGCCACGGCTCTGCTGGAAACCATCCACGAGAAGAACATGGTGATTCAGCACCAACGTCAAATCAACAA GATTCTTGGAAACCGAGTAGCAGAGCTGGAGAAGAAACTAAAAGCGTTAGAAATGTCTGGATTATGGAGACTGCCAG GAGGAAAAGACGCTATCATCCTCAATACTCAGCAGGCTGAATTGACTGAGCCTCCTAGACAGGAAG CTGATGAAGGGTCAGAAAAAATTGTCGTCGATCCGCAGAGCTCCACAGGAGTCCCAGTCCAAGAGAGTGGACCGACAGCCGAGTCAGTTGGTCAGGAGAAGCTTCTTGAGGAGACACTGTCACCATCCAACGAGGAGCTGTGCCAGCCAGACATCTCGTACAAGTCGGCTGAGGAAGAGCTAGTTTGCCCTCAGACAGAAACACCAGACAGTGAAGAGTGTCATGACAGCGGCCAATCACAGGTCACAACTGACCTGAGTCACCAGTCAAAAAAGGAGGAGTATACGAGTGAGTCCTCCCCCACACAACATCCATCAGACCTGTGCCAGATAGAGCAAACTCTAGAGGACTCTGAGCCCACggggggaagagaggaacaGTCGGGTGAATGCATTGAAGAGGTGCCAACTGTGGAGACAGTGTTTGTTCTAACGGTGGCACACAAAGATAGCACAATATACACTGCTGCCGAGGCAGGTTTTGATGAAGAGCGGGAGAACGTCCAGTCAAACCAGGAGAAGGAGCTTCCAGATAGAACAGATATTTTGTGTTAG
- the LOC130189813 gene encoding coiled-coil domain-containing protein 149-like isoform X1 — translation MDPSRRSEGDCQVNEFLICKRKLESKKEALLILSKELDTCQQERDQYKLMANQLRERHQGLKKKYRELIDGDPSLPPEKRNQVNLSQLLRDSREKNSLFSEEVKELKQRLVEAQGDNKLLRMTITKQRLGDEEVGARHFPAHEREDLVKQLERAGEQNEVLEHSVKSLTDELQDVRAERDVFQQKAHRLNVEMNHILGNDEIRLLDVDALCMENRYLHERFCHLQEEINLLKSNLVKYKSALDCRKPSKICGKPNSSALTGVLSAKQVKELLLSEENSCSLPVTPQSISDLKSLATALLETIHEKNMVIQHQRQINKILGNRVAELEKKLKALEMSGLWRLPGLTYNVSLGIYGRGKDAIILNTQQAELTEPPRQEADEGSEKIVVDPQSSTGVPVQESGPTAESVGQEKLLEETLSPSNEELCQPDISYKSAEEELVCPQTETPDSEECHDSGQSQVTTDLSHQSKKEEYTSESSPTQHPSDLCQIEQTLEDSEPTGGREEQSGECIEEVPTVETVFVLTVAHKDSTIYTAAEAGFDEERENVQSNQEKELPDRTDILC, via the exons ATGGACCCGTCCCGCAGGAGCGAGGGCGACTGTCAGGTTaacgag TTCCTCATTTGTAAGCGTAAATTGGAGAGTAAAAAAGAAGCTCTTCTGATTCTGTCTAAAGAGCTGGACACCTGCCAGCAGGAGAGGGATCAGTACAAACTGATGGCCAACCAGCTGCGTGAGCGACACCAAGGGCTCAAGAAGAAGTACAGGGAACTCATT GACGGAGATCCTTCTCTGCCACCAGAGAAAAGGAATCAA GTAAATTTATCCCAGCTCCTGAGAGACTCTAGAGAAAAAAACAGTCTATTTTCTGAGGAGGTGAAAGAGCTGAAACAACGACTGGTGGAAGCGCAAGGTGACAACAAG CTTCTACGAATGACCATCACCAAACAGAGGCTGGGAGACGAGGAGGTCGGCGCTCGACACTTTCCTGCTCATGAACGAGAGGATCTGGTCAAACAATTAGAAAGAGCTGGAGAGCAG AACGAAGTTTTGGAGCACAGCGTAAAGTCGCTTACAGATGAGCTTCAGGATGTGCGAGCAGAGCGTGACGTGTTTCAGCAGAAAGCTCATCGACTAAATGTGGAAATGAACCACATCTTAGGCAACGATGAGATACGCCTTTTAGACGTAGATGCACTCTGCATGGAGAACAG GTATTTGCATGAAAGATTCTGTCACCTTCAAGAAGAAATCAACCTACTCAAATCAAACCTGGTGAAGTACAAG AGTGCCCTGGACTGTAGGAAACCCTCTAAAATCTGTGGGAAACCCAACAGTAGTGCACTGACTGGGGTGCTCTCTGCTAAACAAG TGAAGGAATTGTTGCTGTCTGAAGAAAACAGCTGCAgtttgccggtgactcctcagTCCATTTCAGACCTTAAGTCACTCGCCACGGCTCTGCTGGAAACCATCCACGAGAAGAACATGGTGATTCAGCACCAACGTCAAATCAACAA GATTCTTGGAAACCGAGTAGCAGAGCTGGAGAAGAAACTAAAAGCGTTAGAAATGTCTGGATTATGGAGACTGCCAG GCCTGACTTATAATGTGTCTCTGGGAATATATGGAA GAGGAAAAGACGCTATCATCCTCAATACTCAGCAGGCTGAATTGACTGAGCCTCCTAGACAGGAAG CTGATGAAGGGTCAGAAAAAATTGTCGTCGATCCGCAGAGCTCCACAGGAGTCCCAGTCCAAGAGAGTGGACCGACAGCCGAGTCAGTTGGTCAGGAGAAGCTTCTTGAGGAGACACTGTCACCATCCAACGAGGAGCTGTGCCAGCCAGACATCTCGTACAAGTCGGCTGAGGAAGAGCTAGTTTGCCCTCAGACAGAAACACCAGACAGTGAAGAGTGTCATGACAGCGGCCAATCACAGGTCACAACTGACCTGAGTCACCAGTCAAAAAAGGAGGAGTATACGAGTGAGTCCTCCCCCACACAACATCCATCAGACCTGTGCCAGATAGAGCAAACTCTAGAGGACTCTGAGCCCACggggggaagagaggaacaGTCGGGTGAATGCATTGAAGAGGTGCCAACTGTGGAGACAGTGTTTGTTCTAACGGTGGCACACAAAGATAGCACAATATACACTGCTGCCGAGGCAGGTTTTGATGAAGAGCGGGAGAACGTCCAGTCAAACCAGGAGAAGGAGCTTCCAGATAGAACAGATATTTTGTGTTAG
- the LOC130189820 gene encoding extracellular superoxide dismutase [Cu-Zn]-like yields the protein MLLHGSMFVLGSALLVQLAGCQQCVSTDTPAPPEVCRYNGTLYAACTMKPSTSQTEGLPKMYGQVLLKQDYPHGKLNVLLQFNGFPTEGDPELRALHIHQYGDLSQGCDSTGGHYNPHGENHPNHPGDLGNFEPHEGKIHTMIESEATLFTELSVIGRAMVVHEKMDDLGRGGDGGSLLHGNAGRRLGCCIIGISPPEPWIMNYKLYTRRLRRN from the exons ATGCTTCTGCACGG GTCCATGTTTGTATTGGGATCAGCACTGTTGGTTCAACTGGCAGGCTGCCAGCAGTGTGTCTCAACTGACACTCCGGCTCCACCAGAGGTCTGTCGGTACAATGGTACTTTGTATGCAGCCTGCACAATGAAACCCAGCACTTCACAAACTGAAGGTCTGCCCAAAATGTACGGCCAGGTGCTGTTAAAGCAAGATTATCCTCATGGAAAACTCAATGTCCTTCTTCAGTTCAATGGCTTTCCCACAGAGGGTGATCCAGAGCTGAGAGCGTTGCACATCCATCAGTACGGAGACCTGAGCCAAGGGTGTGACTCCACTGGCGGCCACTACAATCCACATGGTGAAAATCACCCCAACCACCCAGGAGACCTTGGCAACTTTGAGCCCCATGAAGGAAAAATACATACAATGATAGAATCTGAGGCAACACTGTTTACAGAGCTGTCTGTGATTGGAAGAGCCATGGTGGTCCATGAAAAGATGGATGACTTGGGGCGTGGTGGCGACGGGGGGAGCCTGCTGCATGGTAACGCAGGCCGGAGGCTTGGCTGCTGCATTATTGGGATTTCCCCTCCCGAACCCTGGATTATGAACTATAAGCTTTATACTAGGCGGCTGAGGAGAAATTAG
- the LOC130189811 gene encoding LOW QUALITY PROTEIN: ATP-dependent RNA helicase DHX15-like (The sequence of the model RefSeq protein was modified relative to this genomic sequence to represent the inferred CDS: inserted 3 bases in 2 codons) produces MSKRHRLDLGDDYSSTKKRSEGRDRDRDRDREDRSRDRDRDRDRDRDRDPKPSSGPAXQHGTRAMHSTRAMHSTHXKQMAMQQQINPFTNLPHTPRFFEIMKKRLQLPVWEYKDNFSDIITRHQSFVLVGETGSGKTTQIPQWCVDMVRALPGPKRAVACTQPRRVAAMSVAQRVADEMDIMLGQEVGYSIRFEDCSSAKTILKYMTDGMLLREAMNDPLLERYGVIILDEAHERTLATDILMGVLKEVVRQRPDLKVIVMSATLDAGKFQVYFDNCPLLTIPGRTHPVEIFYTPEPERDYLEAAIRTVIQIHMCEEEEGDCLLFLTGQEEIDEACKRIKREVDDLGPDVGDIKIIPLYSTLPPQQQQRIFEPPPPRKPSGAIGRKVVVSTNIAETSLTIDGVVFVIDPGFAKQKVYNPRIRVESLLVTAISKASAQQRAGRAGRTRPGKCFRLYTEKAYKTEMQDNTYPEILRSNLGSVVLQLKKLGIDDLVHFDFMDPPAPETLMRALELLNYLAALNDDGDLTELGAMMAEFPLDPQLAKMVIASCEFNCSNEILSITAMLSVPQCFVRPTEAKKAADESKMRFAHIDGDHLTLLNVYHAFKQNHEANQWCYDNFVNYRSLMSADNVRQQLSRIMDRFNLPRRSTEFTSRDYYTNIRRALCTGFFMQVAHLERTGHYLTVKDNQVVQLHPSTVLDHKPEWVLYNEFVLTTKNYIRTCTDIKPEWLVKIAPQYYEMSNFPQCEAKRQLERIVAKLESKEYSQS; encoded by the exons ATGTCCAAAAGACATCGCCTGGATTTGGGCGATGACTACTCCTCCACGaagaagaggtctgaagg GAGAGACCGGGACCGTGACAGAGATCGGGAGGACCGCTCCAGGGACAGGGATCGAGATAGGGACAGAGACCGGGACAGAGACCCAAAGCCCTCGAGTGGCCCGG ATCAGCACGGCACCCGTGCCATGCATAGCACCCGTGCCATGCATAGCACCCA TAAGCAGATGGCTATGCAACAGCAGATTAACCCATTCACCAACCTGCCGCACACACCACGCTTCTTTGAGATTATGAAGAAAAGGTTACAGCTTCCAGTGTGGGAGTACAAGGACAACTTCAGCGATATCATCACACGTCATCAGAGCTTTGTCCTTGTTGGAGAAACTGGCTCTGGAAAGACAACACAG ATTCCACAGTGGTGTGTGGATATGGTGAGGGCCTTGCCTGGGCCTAAGCGGGCAGTAGCCTGTACTCAGCCCAGGAGAGTGGCGGCTATGAGTGTGGCTCAAAGGGTGGCAGACGAAATGGACATCATGCTTGGACAGGAAGTCGGCTACTCCATCCGATTTGAGGATTGCAGCTCTGCTAAGACTATACTCAA ATATATGACAGATGGTATGTTACTAAGAGAGGCTATGAATGACCCGTTGCTGGAGAGATATGGTGTTATCATTCTGGACGAAGCCCACGAACGAACTCTTGCCACAGATATCCTAATGGGAGTACTCAAGGAGGTGGTGCGTCAAAGACCCGATCTGAAG GTGATCGTCATGAGTGCCACGCTAGATGCCGGGAAGTTCCAAGTGTACTTTGACAACTGTCCTCTCCTGACTATCCCTGGGCGTACACACCCTGTAGAGATTTTCTACACTCCCGAACCAGAGCGAGATTACCTTGAGGCAGCGATCCGGACTGTCATCCAGATTCAtatgtgtgaggaagaggaaggtgacTGCCTTCTCTTTCTCACTGGTCAAGAG GAAATTGATGAGGCCTGCAAACGGATTAAGCGTGAGGTAGATGACCTTGGACCTGATGTCGGAGACATCAAAATCATTCCACTGTATTCAACATTGCCACCACAGCAGCAGCAAAGGATCTTTGAGCCGCCTCCTCCAAGAAAGCCCAGTGGTGCTATAGGAAGAAAG GTTGTGGTTTCGACAAACATTGCAGAGACCTCGCTGACAATTGATGGTGTGGTGTTTGTCATCGATCCTGGATTTGCCAAACAAAAG GTTTACAATCCCCGTATCAGAGTTGAGTCTTTACTCGTCACTGCCATCAGTAAAGCTTCTGCCCAGCAGAGGGCAGGACGAGCCGGCAGAACACGGCCAGGGAAATGTTTCCGCCTCTACACAGAGAAGGCCTACAAAACAGAGATGCAG GATAACACATACCCGGAGATTCTTCGATCCAACTTGGGATCTGTTGTGCTGCAGCTAAAAAAGTTGGGTATTGATGACCTTGTGCACTTTGACTTCATGGATCCACCAG CTCCCGAGACACTGATGAGGGCCCTTGAGCTGCTGAATTACCTAGCTGCACTCAATGATGACGGTGACCTGACAGAGCTGGGCGCCATGATGGCAGAGTTTCCTTTGGACCCACAGCTGGCTAAGATGGTCATTGCCAGCTGCGAGTTTAACTGCTCGAACGAGATCCTTTCCATTACTGCCATGCTGTCAG TCCCACAGTGTTTTGTCCGGCCCACGGAGGCTAAGAAGGCAGCAGACGAGTCCAAGATGAGGTTTGCTCACATCGACGGAGACCACTTAACGCTGCTCAACGTCTATCACGCCTTCAAACAAA ACCACGAGGCTAATCAGTGGTGTTATGACAATTTTGTCAACTACCGTTCACTGATGTCTGCTGACAACGTGCGGCAGCAGCTATCCAGGATCATGGACCGCTTCAATCTGCCCCGCCGTAGCACAGAGTTCACCAGCAGAGATTACTACACCAACATCCGCAGAGCGCTCTGCACCGGCTTCTTCATGCAG GTGGCTCATTTGGAGCGCACAGGTCATTACCTCACAGTCAAAGACAACCAAGTGGTCCAACTGCACCCATCTACAGTCCTGGACCACAAGCCTGAGTGGGTGCTCTACAATGAATTTGTCCTCACCACCAAAAACTACATccgcacgtgcacagacatcaAACCAGAGTG GCTGGTAAAGATTGCACCCCAGTACTATGAAATGAGTAACTTCCCACAATGTGAGGCAAAAAGACAGCTTGAGCGGATCGTTGCCAAACTAGAGAGCAAGGAGTATTCCCAGTCCTGA
- the LOC130189815 gene encoding solute carrier family 22 member 7-like: protein MKFENILADINGFGRFQIMIIAISFIGRFTMPCHFMLNNFIAAVPSHHCDISSLDDGGFFRNLSQGERLTVSIPVKEDGSLNSCQMFAEPQYHLLQNSSNMTDLRTVPCQNGWVYDNTTFKSTLTSQWDLVCDRRGKNKATATIFFVGVMFGAVTFGSLSDRFGRRILLLVSYVSGMLMAVASAFSTSYMMFVVLRFFTGFCITGIIIVSTVLSVEWVDIEHRKLVGVIDSLSWTFGNTVFSAIAYFVTDWRWLIVSVSSPLTVAIITWRWMPESARWLIANGKLEQAQMYLRKCAKVNGTAKLIDTLNIETLSTIVVTEKRDRPYSYFDLIRTPNMRKLALRTGTVWFCVATAFYGISFNITGFGLNIYLTQFTYALIELPAKVLVYYLLDKIGRRSTEVGALLMAGVCLGINILIPQGMSTVRTVVAVIGKGFSSASFATIVLYSSELYPTVMRQNGMGYNSFMARLGVAVAPLILLLDEVWKDLPQVFMCSAAVLGGLVARTLSETRNRCLPETIEDIEQQS from the exons ATGAAGTTTGAGAACATTTTAGCTGACATTAATGGATTTGGAAGATTTCAGATAATGATCATTGCGATTAGTTTCATTGGCCGCTTTACAATGCCCTGTCACTTCATGCTAAACAACTTTATTGCAGCTGTTCCTTCTCACCACTGTGACATCAGCTCTCTGGACGATGGAGGTTTTTTTAGGAATTTATCTCAGGGCGAAAGGCTTACTGTAAGTATTCCAGTCAAGGAGGATGGGAGTCTGAACTCCTGTCAGATGTTTGCAGAGCCTCAATATCATCTGCTGCAGAACTCCTCCAACATGACTGATCTACGCACAGTGCCGTGCCAGAATGGATGGGTGTACGATAACACCACCTTCAAGTCTACTCTGACCTCACAG TGGGACCTGGTATGTGATAGAAGAGGGAAAAACAAAGCAACCGCTACTATCTTCTTTGTTGGAGTGATGTTTGGAGCCGTAACCTTTGGAAGTCTGAGTGACAG GTTTGGCCGAAGGATCTTGCTGTTGGTGTCGTATGTATCGGGAATGCTCATGGCTGTTGCAAGTGCTTTTTCTACATCCTACATGATGTTTGTAGTGCTGAGGTTTTTCACTGGGTTTTGCATTACCGGCATCATCATCGTCTCAACAGTCCTta gTGTGGAGTGGGTGGACATCGAGCACAGGAAACTGGTGGGAGTTATCGACAGCTTATCCTGGACATTTGGGAACACAGTTTTTTCAGCTATTGCATATTTTGTGACTGATTGGCGGTGGCTAATTGTTAGTGTCTCCTCACCTCTAACCGTGGCCATTATCACCTGGAG GTGGATGCCAGAGTCCGCAAGGTGGCTCATTGCCAATGGAAAGCTGGAGCAAGCTCAGATGTATTTGAGAAAATGTGCCAAAGTGAACGGAACGGCAAAGCTAATTGACACACTTAATATAGAG ACACTATCGACAATTGTTGTGACTGAGAAGAGAGATCGGCCTTATTCGTACTTCGATCTGATACGAACACCCAACATGAGGAAACTGGCACTACGTACTGGAACAGTGTG GTTTTGTGTGGCAACTGCATTTTATGGCATCAGTTTCAACATCACAGGCTTTGGGCTCAATATCTACCTCACTCAGTTTACCTATGCTCTAATCGAGCTCCCAGCCAAAGTATTGGTTTACTACTTATTGGATAAGATAGGCAGGCGGAGCACTGAGGTGGGAGCTCTGCTAATGGCTGGTGTCTGTCTCGGAATCAACATTTTAATACCTCAAG GTATGTCTACTGTCAGGACAGTGGTGGCAGTCATTGGAAAAGGGTTTTCTTCAGCATCCTTTGCAACTATTGTGCTCTACAGTTCTGAGCTTTACCCCACTGTAATGAG GCAGAATGGTATGGGTTACAACTCCTTCATGGCTCGACTTGGTGTAGCTGTGGCTCCATTGATTCTCTTACTGGACGAGGTGTGGAAGGACCTGCCCCAGGTGTTCATGTGCTCTGCAGCTGTACTGGGGGGATTAGTGGCAAGAACACTTTCAGAGACACGCAACCGGTGCCTGCCAGAGACCATCGAGGATATTGAACAGCAGTCATAG
- the LOC130190339 gene encoding solute carrier family 22 member 7-like has translation MKFDSILSEIDGFGKFQIRLVLVQILSRVSLPCHFLLNNFMAAVPSHHCNLTALGDGGIFGNLTQEQKLSVGVPAEQDGTLSSCQMFSNPQYQHLSSLNRSEDAATIQCRNGWVFDNSTYKSTLATEWDLVCNRKWMNKATATAFFIGVMCGAPLFGYFSDRFGRRPLLLISYLLTLGFAVLSAFSPLYVIFVIMRFFTGMSLAGISIISITLNVEWFGVEDRTFSGIITSLDWSLGSLLLVGIAYNVNHWRMLIVAVTSPVILSLLAWRWLPESARWLLANGKEDAAHHYLMQCAKMNNRTKYMTTITQQDLLGCAQGETGDKKYTIVALFKTPKLRNISICIGIVWSGVAFTYYGISLNITGFGLNPYLTQTIFASMEIPMKIILYFFLHKFGRRPAEVASLLLTGIFLFINIFVAKDKWAFRTVVAVLGKTMSEASFTIIFLYTTELFPTVVRQNGLGYTSFLARLAVSISPLITLLEDTWHLLPQVIYCTVAVVAGLVAWHLPETLNAQLPESIEDIEKPRGQSMRNKEVE, from the exons ATGAAATTTGACAGCATTCTTTCAGAAATCGATGGGTTTGGAAAATTCCAAATCAGGCTAGTCTTGGTTCAGATACTCTCTCGTGTTTCTCTGCCATGTCACTTCCTGCTGAATAACTTCATGGCAGCTGTTCCCTCTCACCACTGCAACCTCACTGCTCTGGGTGATGGAGGCATCTTTGGGAATTTAACTCAGGAACAGaaactgtctgttggtgtgccAGCAGAGCAGGATGGGACTCTGAGCTCCTGTCAGATGTTTTCAAATCCCCAGTATCAACATCTGTCAAGCTTGAACCGCAGTGAGGATGCAGCTACTATTCAGTGTCGGAACGGATGGGTGTTTGACAACAGCACATATAAATCTACTTTGGCAACAGAG TGGGATCTTGTGTGCAACAGAAAATGGATGAACAAGGCGACAGCCACCGCTTTCTTCATTGGTGTTATGTGTGGAGCCCCCTTGTTTGGGTATTTCAGTGACAG GTTTGGCCGTCGCCCGCTGCTGTTGATATCGTATTTGTTGACCTTGGGGTTTGCAGTCCTGAGTGCATTCTCCCCATTGTATGTGATATTTGTCATCATGAGGTTTTTTACAGGAATGTCACTTGCAGGAATAAGTATCATCTCTATTACTCTCA ATGTTGAATGGTTTGGCGTTGAAGACAGGACCTTTTCTGGTATAATCACGAGTCTGGATTGGTCACTTGGAAGCCTGCTTCTGGTTGGAATTGCATACAATGTAAATCATTGGAGGATGCTCATTGTGGCAGTGACCTCACCCGTGATACTGTCCCTCCTTGCTTGGAG GTGGCTTCCAGAGTCTGCAAGATGGCTCCTGGCAAATGGGAAGGAAGACGCTGCTCATCATTACTTAATGCAATGTGCCAAGATGAACAACAGAACTAAGTATATGACCACCATCACACAACAG GATTTACTGGGATGTGCACAAGGTGAAACTGGAGATAAGAAGTACACCATTGTTGCTCTTTTCAAGACCCCAAAACTTAGGAACATTTCTATTTGCATAGGAATAGTTTG GTCCGGAGTTGCATTTACATATTATGGGATATCTCTGAATATCACCGGGTTTGGACTGAACCCATACCTCACCCAAACCATATTTGCATCCATGGAAATTCCAATGAAGATCATTCTGTATTTCTTCCTGCATAAATTTGGTAGAAGGCCTGCTGAGGTGGCAAGCCTGCTTTTAACTGGCATATTTCTCTTCATCAACATATTTGTTGCAAAAG ATAAGTGGGCCTTTCGTACTGTTGTGGCAGTCCTTGGAAAAACCATGTCAGAAGCCTCATttaccatcatcttcctctaCACAACTGAACTCTTTCCTACAGTTGTACG ACAGAATGGTTTAGGCTACACTTCGTTTCTGGCAAGGCTGGCCGTGTCCATCTCTCCACTGATCACTTTATTGGAGGACACATGGCATCTCCTCCCTCAAGTCATTTATTGTACAGTGGCAGTCGTAGCCGGTTTAGTGGCTTGGCACCTGCCTGAAACATTAAACGCCCAACTGCCAGAAAGCATTGAGGATATTGAGAAACCAAG GGGACAAtccatgaggaacaaggaggttGAGTAA